The window GTCTCCCTCGGCCGCGGCCGTGGGGTGACGCTGTCCGCGAGCTTCCCGGTGTCGCTCGCCGCCGTGATCCTGCTCGGGCCGGCGGGCGCCGCGATCGTCTCGCTGGCCAGCGCCGCCTACCAGCCGTCGCGGCCGCCGTTGGTCAAGCGGCTGTTCAACGCCGCCGAGCTCGCGGTCTCCGCTGCCTGCGCCGGAGTGGTCTACACGGCCCTCGGCGGCCAGGAGAAGCTCGGTAGCGACGACTTCCCGCTCGTCCTGCTCGTCGTCGTCGCGACGACCGCCGTCTACTGCGCGGTCAACGCCGGACTCGTGGCCGGCGTTCTGACCCTGGCTCAGGGCGTGCCGTTCGCGCACGGCCTGCGGACCACCCTGTCGACCGGTCTGGTCGGCTACCTGCTCTACGGGCTGTTCGGCCTGATGATGGCGGTGCTGTGGAGCACCGAGGTCGGTGCGCTGGCCGCGGTCCTCGTCCTGCTGCCCCTGCTCGTCGCCCGGTGGGCGTTCGGCCAGTACGCCGCGGAGCGGGAGGCGTACGAGCGCACCGTCCGCACTCTGGTCGCCGCCGTGGAGACGAAGGACCTGTACACCCGCGGCCATTCCGAGCGCGTGTCCACCGGCGCCGAGCTGATCGCCCGCCGGCTGAACATGTCCGAGGACCGGGTGGAGCTCGTCCGCTTCGCCGGTCTGCTGCACGACATGGGCAAGCTCGGGGTCCCGACCCGCCTGCTGCAGAAGGACGGACCGCTCTCGCCGGAGGAGCTGCAGATCATCGCGCTGCACCCGGTCCGGGGCGTCGAGATGGTGCGCGAGATCGAGTTCCTGCGCGAGGCCTACGACGGGATCATGCACCACCACGAGCGGGTCGACGGGCGCGGTTACCCGATGGGCCTGAAGGGCGATCAGATCCCCGAGTTCGCTCGGGTCATCTCGGTCGCCGACGCGTTCGACGCGATGACGTCCACCCGCTCCTACCGGCCGGCTCGCCGGACCGCGGAGGCGATGGCCGAGCTCGAGCGGTGCATCGGGACCCACTTCGACGCCCGGATGGTCGAGGCCTTCGCCGCCGCGATCGCCGAGTACGGCTGGACCGCCGCCGAGGTGCCCGAGCCCGCCGCCGGCGCCGCGACGCCCGCCGTCCGCTACGACCACGACGACCCGACCTCCGCCCCGATGCCGCCGCCGGTGGCCCGGCCGATCCGGGAGGACCGGTGAGGTCGCACGTCGGGCCGCTGATCCCGGTCGCGGCGGTCGTCGTCGTCGCCGCGGTCGCGCACACGGCCGCCGTCGGGGTCGTCGACCCATGGGTGGCCCTGGCGTTCGCCGCCTTCGTCGGCTTCGGCGAACTCGTCCGCCTGACGCTGCCGGGGGAGCGGGACGCCGCCCCGCTCGGCGTCGCCGGCGCGCTGGCCTACTGCCTGCTGCCCGAGGTCGCCGGCACCCCGGCCGAGCACGGGGCGTCCCAGGTCGTCGCGGTCGCCGCGATCGGGATCCTCGTCGGCGGGTTGCCGCACGCCGCGGCCGGCCGGGTCGTCGGGCTGGAGGACGCGGCGCGGCGCCTGCTCGTCGTCGCGGCCGCGGCCGCGGCCTTCCGACCGGTGGTGGACCCCGACGCGGTGGGGCTGGACCCCGGCCCGGGGCTGGCCGCGGTGATGATCGGCGTGCTGCTGGGGGTCCTGATCCTGGACGCCCTGCTCGCGGCCCTGAGCCGGGCCTCGACCGAGCGAGCCCGGCTCGGGGCGACGTGGCGGGACGAGCTCCGCACCGAGCTGAGCATCGGCTCGGCGATCGGCGCCACCGGGATGTTGATCGCGCTCGCGGTCGGCGTCATGGACCTGTGGGCGATCCCGGTCTTCTGCGCCCCGCTGCTGCTGACCCAGTTCTCCTTCCGCCGCTTCGTCGCGATCCGCGAGACCTACCTGCAGACCGTCCGATCGCTGTCCCGCGTCACCGAGCTCGGCGGGTACACCGAGACCGGCCACGCGCGCCGGGTCAGCGAGCTCGCGCTCGCGGTCGGCCGCGAGCTCGGCCTCGCCGGCGACGACCTGCGCGACCTGGAGTACGCGGCGCTGATGCACGACCTCGGGCAGCTCTCGCTCGCCGAGCCGATCCCGGGCGGCGCGACGATCATGGTCGACGCCGGGGAGCAGCGCCGGATCGCGGAGGAGGGCGCCCGCGTCATCCGCGCCACCGGCGTGCTGGACCGGGTCGCCGACATGGTGGAGCGCTCGACCGAGCCGTACCGGCGTCCGCACGAGGCGATGGACCCGACGCTCCCGCTCGGGGCGTCGGTGATCAAGGCCGCGAACGCCTTCGACGACCTGGTCGGTGAGTCGACGTCGTCCCGGGTCCGCCTCGACGCCCTGGAGCGGCTGCGCCTCGGCATGGCCTACGAGTACGACCCGCGCGTCGTCGCGGCGCTGTCCCGCGTGGTCGAGCGGTCCCTGAAGAGCTCGGTCTGAGCGGGCGCATTCAGCGGGCGCATTCGGCGGGCGCATTCGGCGGGCGCATTCGGCGGGCGCATTCGGCGGGCGCATTCGGCGGGCGCATTCGGCGGGCGCATTCGGCGGGCGCATAGGGTCCCCGGCATGGATCTGCAGGCCGGCGCACCCAAGCGCAAGCCGCTGTCCCGGCTGGGCCGGAGCTGGCGGCTGGGGACGCTCGCGGTCGCCTTCGGCCTGCTGATCCACGGCTCCGGCTGGGGCGACGACGACCTGTTCCCGTTCGGGCCGATGTCCCAGTACTCCTTCCGCATCGACCCGAACGGCGAGATCCGCGCGCTCTGGGTCGAGGCCGACCTGGCCGACGGCTCGCACCGTCGCCTCGACATCTCCAACTCCGACGACGTCGGGGTGGCCCGGGCCGAGCTCGAGGGACAACTGCACCTGATCATCGCCGAGCCGCAGCGGCTCGCGACGCTCGCCGAGGCCTGGCAACGCCTGCACCCGGACCGCCCCGAGCTGCGCCGGATCGTGGTCGGGCAGGACGTCGTCGAGTTGCGCGACGGACGCCAGGCCGACCGGCGCCAGGACGTGTTCACGTCCTGGGACGTCGTGCCCGGCGCGGCCCCGATCGACCCGGTGCCGGGGTGAGCGGCGCATGAGGTCCCCGGAGCGGTGGTTCTTCCCGCTGGTCCCGAACTCGCGGATCGTCGTGCTGCGCGCGGCGATCTACCTGTTCGTCGTCGTCGACGTCCTCGTGATGGTGAACGACGTCGTGCCCAAGGCCGCGGCCGGCGACGAGTTCTTCCAGCCCGTGCTGCTGGCCCGGCTGCTCCAGCTCCCGGCGCCGGCCGAGGGCCCGCTGGAGGCCCTGCGGGCGTTCCTGGTCGTCGCGGCCCTGGTCGCCGCCACCGGGCGCCTGCCGCGCCTGCTCGGGTGGCCGATCGCCGTCGGGCACCTGGTCTGGGTGCTCTACGGCATGTCCTACGGCAAGGTCGACCACGACCACCTCGCGCTCGTCGTCGCGCTGTTCGTGCTGCCGACCGTGGGGCGCGCCCACCCCCACGACCACCGCGCGGACGAGCGGGCCGGGTGGGCGCTGCGGTGCGTGCAGATCGCCGTCGTCGCGACCTACACGCTCTCGGTCTGGGCGAAGGTCCGCTACGGCGGCTGGGACTGGCCGAGCGGCGCGACGTTGCTGTGGGCGGTCGAGCGCCGGGGGACGTTCCTCGGCGAGCACCTCGTGCACGTCCCCGAACTGCTCGTGGTCGCGCAGTGGGTGACGGTCGTCGCCGAGCTCGCCGCCCCGCTGGCGTTGGTGCTGCGTGGCCGCGCCCTCGGGCTGGCCGCCGGGTTCTATCTGGGCTTCCACCTCACCACGTACGCGGTGATCTCGATCCACTTCCTGCCGCTGGTGGTGTGCTGGCTCGCCTTCGCCCCGCTGGAGAAGGTCGCCCAGCGCTGGCCCGGCGTCCTCGTCCCGCGGGTCCGGGGCGGGTGGCCGGCCCGGTCGGATCAGTCCGGCAACCGGCAGGCCGCGGAGCCGCCCGGGAGCCGGTAGCGGTTGGCGGCGATCAGGCGGTAGACCCCGTGGGCGATCCAGCGGAACGGCGGGATCCGGAGCACCGCCCCGGGGACGGCCCACAGCCGGCCGCAGTCCAGCAGCAGCCGGGCGACGGCTTGCGCGCCGCCGTCGATCCGCCCGTCGGCGCCGACCCAGACGATCTCGTACTGCGCCTGTTCCGGCCGGACGCCGTACGCGGCCAGGTCGACGCGCTGCCAGGGCCGGACTTCGGCGGAGGTGGGCATCCGGCGGGTGATGAAGCGCGCGCACCGGGAGCAGAAACCGCAGTCCCCGTCGAAGATCAGCAGCGCTCGGCCGGTTCCCATCGGTTCATGATGCCGGACTCGGTGAAGATGCCCCGACGGCGATAGGCCGCCGAGAACGCGTACAGCCCGGCGCCGGCGGCGATCGCGACGTCGCCGAGGCTGTCGACCTCCCGGTGGCCGGGGATCGGGACGGGGATGCGGTCGGCGAGTGGCGCCATCCGCGTCGCGCCGTCGAGCGGCTCGTGGCGGCCGTCGGTGTCGAGGGCGAGTCGCTCCACCGGAATCCCGGCGCGCACGGCCGCCGCCTCCGAGACCGGCATCGCGCCGTTCACCACGACGACGAGCGCGTTCGCGCAGACCCCGGCCGCGGCCAGCGCGACCCCGGGCGTCCGCAGGTTCCCGGCCGCGAACTGCACCATCAACGTCGCCGAGATCGCGAGGCAGAGCGGGTACGAGTAGGCGACCTCCGAGGCCACCAGCGGCTCGGCGAAGTGCACGCCCAGCGCCGCGACGAGCAGGCTGACGCGGCGCAACGGCGGCGCGGCCAGCGGACCCGGGCCCCCGGCCAGCCGGCCGAAGGCGAAGGCCGCGACGAGCACGAGGACGGTCAACCCCACGAGGGTTAGTGTCGCAACGCAGGACCGGTCGTCGCGGGAGCGACACAGGTGGTCACGAGTTCGTCAGCAGCCCGTCAGCGGAGGGAGGATCGGATGACCGAGGGCACGCTCGGCGTCCGGGTCGAGCTGCCCGGCACGGTGGCCGCGGTCGCCGTGACGCCGGGGACGGCCGTCGCCGCCGGCGCCGAACTGCTCCGGCTGGACTCGATGAAGATGGACATCCCGGTCCGGGCGCCGCAAGCCGGGACCGTCCGCCGCGTCCTCGTCGGCGTCGGCGACCGGCTCCAGCAGGGCGATCTCGCGGTGGTGCTCGACCTGCCCTGACGTGCCCTCAGGTGACCGGGCCGTGCGCGGAGCAGTGAGCCTTCCAGCCGTTCGGCACGACCTGGACGACCAGGCGGCGCTTGCACTGCGGGCAGTAGCGCGGGGGCTCGAGTTCGCGCGACCTCCGGCAGGCCTCGTGCGTCGACTCCGGGGAGGGGCCGAGCTCGTCGCCGCAGCGGTCGCAGTAGGTGGGGGTGGTCACGGTCACGCTCACAGCTCTGGTCTCACAACATCGTCGTCCGGGGGTAGGCCACCGTCGGGTCCGTGACCACGTTGACCAGGTAGGGGGCGTCGGCCGCCAGGGCCCGGTCGAGGGCGGGTCCGATGTCCTCGGGCCGGGTCACGATCTCACCTGCGCCGCCGAGCGCCGTCACCACCTCGTCGTAACGGCACTGCGGGGCGAGGTCGGCGACCACGTCGTAGCCGTACAGCGCCTGCATCGGGTGCTTCTCCAGGCCCCACATGCCGTTGTTGCCGACGACCAGGACCACCGGCATCCGGTGCCGGACCAGGGAGTCGACGTCCATCAGCGAGAACCCGGCGGCCCCGTCCCCGAGCAGGGCGACGATCTGTGCGTCGGGGCGGGCCACCCGCGCCCCGAAGGCGTACCCCAGACCGGTGCCGAGGCACCCGTAGGGGCCGGGGTCGAGCCAGCAGCCCGGACGGCGCGGCTCGACGAGGCGACCGGCCCACGAGACGAAGTCGCCGCCGTCGCCGATCATCACGGCGTCCGGGTCGAGCCGGGGGAGCAGTTCGCCGAGGATGCGGGCCGGGTGGATGTCCGGGGTGTCGGTCGCGAGCAGATCGGTGTCCTTGGCCGCGCGGGAGGCGACCAGGCCCTGCAGGTGGGCGGCCCACTCGGGGCGGCCGGGCCGGTCGCCGAGGGCGTCGGCGAGGCCGGAGAAGATCGCCGACAAATCGCCGGCGGCGGTCGCCGCGGGCTGCACCAGTCCGCCGCCGAGTCGGTCCGGGGCGTCGACGAGGTGGACGACCGGCGTCGGGTCGTCGGCGTCCGGGCTGCCGAAGCGGCCGAAGCCCAGGCGGAAGTCCAGCGGGGTCCCGGCCACGAGCACCAGATCGGCGCCCCCGAGGGCCTGCCCGCGGGCCTTCGTGACCAACAGCGGGTGGCCGGCGGGCAGGACGCCGCGGCCCTGCCCGTTGGTCACCGTCGGGATCGAGAACGTCTCCGCGAACAGGCGGGCGGACTCTTCGGCGCCGTCGGTCCAGACGTCGGAGCCGAGGATCAGCACCGGCCGCACCGACGAGCGCAGCAGGTCGGCCACCCGGTCCAGGTCGCCGCCGTCGGGGGCGAGGCGCGTCCGTTCCGGCGGTGGCGGCAGTGCCGCCTCGGCGTCGCCGAACAACTCGTCGATCGGGAAGTCGACGAACGTCGGCCCGCGGTGCGGCGTCGTCGCCAGGCGGAGCGCCCGGTCGAGGTAGGCGGGCACGTCGGCGGTCGTCGGCGCGGTCGTGGCGAGCTTGGTGACCGGGGCGAGGATCTGCGGGTGATCGAGCTCCTGGAGCGATCCCGCGCCCCACAGTCCGGCCGGCGCGCGGCCACCGAGCACGAGGACGGGGGAGCCGTTGAAGTGCGCGGTGGTGATCGCCGAGACGCCGTTGGTGACGCCCGGGCCGGCCGTCAGGACCGCGAGGCCGGGACGCCGTTCGAGCCGCGCCACCGCCTCCGCGGCGAAGACCGCACTCTGCTCGTGCCGGACGTCGAACAGCGGCATCGGCGGGTCCGCCTTCACCGCTCCGTCGTAGAGCGGGAAGACGTGCCCGCCGGAGAGGGTGAACATCTCCCGCACGCCGTGGGCGCGCAGGACGGGCAGGGCGAGGTCGCCGCCGGAACCGGAGAGCTCCATCCGGCGAACCTACTGCGCGTCCGGCGGCCGCACCGGTCCCGGAGCCGGCCTACTTCGGGATCGTGATGTCGAACGACCCGGCGATCTTGCCGTCCTTGAGGCCGCAGGCCGCGTAGCTGTAGTTGATCGTGTACGTGCCCGGGCCGGCGTAGGTGTTCGTGACCGAGTAGGTGTCCGCGACCTCGTGCACGGTGCGGGTCTCCGGGCCGGTGGGGCAGCGGCGGCCGGTGACCGGGACGTCGGCGGTGTTGCCGTCGCCCCAGGCGAGCGTCTCGCCCATGCCGATGTCCCGGGTCGCGGGTGTCGGGAACG of the Sporichthya polymorpha DSM 43042 genome contains:
- a CDS encoding HD-GYP domain-containing protein, with amino-acid sequence MSALPWRARIYVVAVCVAALAAASTVIVTGTDPVALVVIGLLFAVLDPLSTVSLGRGRGVTLSASFPVSLAAVILLGPAGAAIVSLASAAYQPSRPPLVKRLFNAAELAVSAACAGVVYTALGGQEKLGSDDFPLVLLVVVATTAVYCAVNAGLVAGVLTLAQGVPFAHGLRTTLSTGLVGYLLYGLFGLMMAVLWSTEVGALAAVLVLLPLLVARWAFGQYAAEREAYERTVRTLVAAVETKDLYTRGHSERVSTGAELIARRLNMSEDRVELVRFAGLLHDMGKLGVPTRLLQKDGPLSPEELQIIALHPVRGVEMVREIEFLREAYDGIMHHHERVDGRGYPMGLKGDQIPEFARVISVADAFDAMTSTRSYRPARRTAEAMAELERCIGTHFDARMVEAFAAAIAEYGWTAAEVPEPAAGAATPAVRYDHDDPTSAPMPPPVARPIREDR
- a CDS encoding HD-GYP domain-containing protein, with amino-acid sequence MRSHVGPLIPVAAVVVVAAVAHTAAVGVVDPWVALAFAAFVGFGELVRLTLPGERDAAPLGVAGALAYCLLPEVAGTPAEHGASQVVAVAAIGILVGGLPHAAAGRVVGLEDAARRLLVVAAAAAAFRPVVDPDAVGLDPGPGLAAVMIGVLLGVLILDALLAALSRASTERARLGATWRDELRTELSIGSAIGATGMLIALAVGVMDLWAIPVFCAPLLLTQFSFRRFVAIRETYLQTVRSLSRVTELGGYTETGHARRVSELALAVGRELGLAGDDLRDLEYAALMHDLGQLSLAEPIPGGATIMVDAGEQRRIAEEGARVIRATGVLDRVADMVERSTEPYRRPHEAMDPTLPLGASVIKAANAFDDLVGESTSSRVRLDALERLRLGMAYEYDPRVVAALSRVVERSLKSSV
- a CDS encoding thiol-disulfide oxidoreductase DCC family protein gives rise to the protein MGTGRALLIFDGDCGFCSRCARFITRRMPTSAEVRPWQRVDLAAYGVRPEQAQYEIVWVGADGRIDGGAQAVARLLLDCGRLWAVPGAVLRIPPFRWIAHGVYRLIAANRYRLPGGSAACRLPD
- a CDS encoding DUF5317 domain-containing protein; amino-acid sequence: MGLTVLVLVAAFAFGRLAGGPGPLAAPPLRRVSLLVAALGVHFAEPLVASEVAYSYPLCLAISATLMVQFAAGNLRTPGVALAAAGVCANALVVVVNGAMPVSEAAAVRAGIPVERLALDTDGRHEPLDGATRMAPLADRIPVPIPGHREVDSLGDVAIAAGAGLYAFSAAYRRRGIFTESGIMNRWEPAERC
- a CDS encoding biotin/lipoyl-containing protein, which codes for MTEGTLGVRVELPGTVAAVAVTPGTAVAAGAELLRLDSMKMDIPVRAPQAGTVRRVLVGVGDRLQQGDLAVVLDLP
- a CDS encoding acetolactate synthase encodes the protein MELSGSGGDLALPVLRAHGVREMFTLSGGHVFPLYDGAVKADPPMPLFDVRHEQSAVFAAEAVARLERRPGLAVLTAGPGVTNGVSAITTAHFNGSPVLVLGGRAPAGLWGAGSLQELDHPQILAPVTKLATTAPTTADVPAYLDRALRLATTPHRGPTFVDFPIDELFGDAEAALPPPPERTRLAPDGGDLDRVADLLRSSVRPVLILGSDVWTDGAEESARLFAETFSIPTVTNGQGRGVLPAGHPLLVTKARGQALGGADLVLVAGTPLDFRLGFGRFGSPDADDPTPVVHLVDAPDRLGGGLVQPAATAAGDLSAIFSGLADALGDRPGRPEWAAHLQGLVASRAAKDTDLLATDTPDIHPARILGELLPRLDPDAVMIGDGGDFVSWAGRLVEPRRPGCWLDPGPYGCLGTGLGYAFGARVARPDAQIVALLGDGAAGFSLMDVDSLVRHRMPVVLVVGNNGMWGLEKHPMQALYGYDVVADLAPQCRYDEVVTALGGAGEIVTRPEDIGPALDRALAADAPYLVNVVTDPTVAYPRTTML